Within Xiphias gladius isolate SHS-SW01 ecotype Sanya breed wild chromosome 14, ASM1685928v1, whole genome shotgun sequence, the genomic segment CCTACACACACTCCTTCTCTCTACACCACAACCATTAACACATCCACCTTCCATTTCTCCTCAGGTACCTATCACACCAATGTTTTGGACGATGGTTTAAGAAAGGGAGGCACCACTGATGGGGCCCCTAGTCATGACATCACAGCTGAGGGCAATCAAAGCATCTGGTCCTGGGTGTGGAGCCCTGCTTCTCCCCTCTCCATCAAGACTGGCTCCAGCAGTGAGTCAGGGCCCTTAATGAGGACCAGACTCCACACATCAGGCTGAGGTCACCCTGTGGGAATCTCTGGAGGTTGGTATTTGTACATGTGTAAGGAGAAAGAGAGGCGCTAGGGAGGTGTATTGTGTATgggactgtatgtgtgtgtgtactgcatgtgtgtgctgagAGACTGGGTACTGAAGTTGCGGTCTGCAGCTCTGTGGTATGAGTAAAAAAGCTATGTCATTGTGCAAGACAGAAGACCTCACAAATCAACATGTTCATCAAGGGAGTGGGCAAGATGGAACAGTCTGCAAGGGTGTTTTGATTATTACATAAGGGAGCAATGAGACACGAAACAGTGCAAGTAAATTATCTGAGTAGTTTGGAGGGGCTGAGCGTGGGATATAAACTGAGCTTGGTATGCAAAAATTCCAAGATTCAGTTTACCTGTCCCATTCCTTACATTACAGCTGGGGAATTCTTAGGACAACATGAATCTAAGTCACAGGATGTTTCCAATGTGGGCCTCTGCTTCTTGGTGCCGGGACATATTGAATGACATACGCAGGGCAAGCACAGGAGGCCCAATGAACTTGTGTCCTCCCACTCCGGGAAATACCCTGTGGCCATTCATGGGATCTGATCCTTCCTTCCAAGCCTCCATGTAAACCAAGCAAGCAGAATGCATTATATGGGGGATTATCTTCAGGAACAGTTTGTGTTTACACAGATGTTAATCGCACTTTATAAGTTGAAAGTTAGGGAGGAAGCTGAAAAAAAGATTGTGTGTATTTAGTTAGTATATCGTTATCCAACTTCTTTTGGCTCATTTATGCGCTTGACTTTGCTAATGTGGGAATCCATTGAAGACAGCATTCAACTTGGGTCTGCCACTACAGTCTCATGGCCTCCTGTTCTCAgtgcaacatactgtacacccAGCACACCCTTTCCATTATGGAGTTGTACTTAAACCGTCATTCTCACTCTTTTCACCTGAAAACTTTGGTGTCActtgctgctactgctgctgctgttgttcatATGGTTTTTCATAAGCTTCACCTCCACACCAGCATTCACCTTTGGGCTCTGAAGGCATCAGTATGCTCCAATCCAATCAGTTCTTGTCAGATGGTCGAATAGTCACAGTCAGATAAGTGGGGCAGTATCCAACGACTTCTGTAACATTTTGAAACTGACCATCAAACATTTACGCCCATTTTTACAAAGCAGCTGGCCAggtgtgcagaggtgagaaagtaggCAGAGAGGTTTTAACTTCTCTCTCAGGcgcttttttcattctttacacagCTACTTCTGTCATTCATTTTAGAAATTAATCCAACCACATTAGAGTCTAGACACCTATCAATTAACAATCAATTCCACCTGAGTTTGGTGACTTAAGCTCTATAATGATAAACCTTCTTCATATGGGCTCCACGGTCAGGCTTCTGTGCATCACATTGAAATATTGATAAATACCTCATGTTGACTTGGTTTATCTCAGTGAAAGCCTAAGAGGTCCTGTGATAATTTGCTTTTCAAGACACTACCAAAGACAGCCAATGAAGTCATCAATGTATCACCAAAACATCAAACTCACCTGGCTCTTTGGCAGTGACAtctttcaaaacatgtttgGCCATCGCAGACAGTTGTACCTGGAATTTCTGCAAGGAATTCTGCAGTGTGATGATGTCTGCAGCATGATTTCCACAGGTTATATTCATCCTGTAAACACAGTCCCGAAGACCGCCAACATGTCTTTCCAGCCCATCCTTCAGCTCTTTGATGTTGGCAGAAACCCCATCTAACCTTCCACACACTTTTTCAAGTCTGGTCACTCGTCCATCCACAGCAGAAATGCCATCAGAAACACCctgtgtgttctgtttacatTGACTCAGTTCAGATGACACCTGTTTACTTAGCATATCAAGCCTgttcttcagctcctccacctGACGTGCGGTGTCGTCTGCCTGACTACTGGGTACTGCAATGACTGACGCCCGGGTGTCCCATGCTGGACTCCCAGTGCCTCTCTGTTCTGCATGGCAGCATGTTGAGTTTATATTATACATATCCTGGTTGTATTTGCTTAAGGAGTCACTTAACCCTGTAACAGCACCAGCCAGGCCAAGCACATTATCTTGGAGATTAATTAATCCTTTCTGGAAATCCTCCATCGTCTTGGCACGTCTCTCAGTCCCGACTGACTGCCTTTCAACAAGGTCCTCCAGTTGCCTGAGCTTGTCTGTGTTGTCTCTGACATCTGTGTGAAGAATGTCCAAGTCGTTCCTATACCTGCTCAGGtccttcaaaatattttctagGCCGTTAAGTGTAAGTGATGAACTCTCTGGACCTACAGTAATTCCTGAGCCCGAACATCCTGCAGAGCACAACTCTCCCACAgcattgatcttctcatccaaaCCTTGGAGGAGGaacttgttgttgttgacttCTGCTTGGATGGCATCCATGGAGTCACCAAACATCCCTGGGAATGAACTGTTGCTCATTTCCACCAGCATGTTCGTAAAGTGGTCCTCCATGCTGTTCAGACGCTCATCCAGAAGCTGCCGAAGTGCTGCCACTTCGTCCGCAATTGTACGGGTCAGCTTCTCTTCAATGTAGAAACAGTGAGTCTCTGCATTTAGTTCTGTGACATTTACACGTGCTTCCAGCTCCTCAATCAGTATGCCCAAATCAGTGTCTTCCTGAGTTTCAGACAGGTGTGCTAGCTCATTGTCAATGCGGACATTCAGGATGCGGTGAGCCTCTGCAATACGATCAATCTCACGCCACAGGTCTTTGTGGTCACTACgatcctcttcctctttggaTGGATCTGTCTGCCTTTGAGTTCGTATAGGTCCATCTGCGGCAACCATGTCCAGACGTAATGCCCGGATCTCTTTTCTCAGGTCTGCCTCCTTATTGTCCACTAGCTTGGTCAGGCTGACCAAACCTATGTCACGGCTGTCTTCACAGGTCTTCTGCAAGTTCTGGATCTTGTCGTTGCATGAGTTTTGTAGCTTGGCCATCTGTTCCTCCACATTCTGGTCTAGCTCCTTCTTGAGCTTCTCAAATTTTCCATCAATATAGGTTTGTATAACATCAAACTCTGCTATGGCTGGGGTCTGGGATTGAGAGGCATCCATCAGGACACGTATCTGCCCCTCATGACTTGTCATGGTTCCTCGTAGGTCTTCCAAAGCTTCATCCTTGCTTTTAAGTGCATTGTTGATATCATCCAACCGGGCCACTATTTTCTCTAAGGCCTTGTCTCCAGCAATCCCACCTTTGGTAGCCTGATGACCATCTAGCACTGCTGGGCTCTCCTCTGTGCCTGCGGTCGTAGCACTGTCTGGTGGATGGATGTTGTTAAGAAGTGTCACCAGCATCTTCTTTGTGTCTTCCTGCAGGTCAGTGCGGAGGTTGGAAGTTAACCCTGTTAAAGCAGATTGGAGATCCAGGACTGTCTGAGAGAGGCGCTGAACTTCACCTTCCAGAAGACGCACCTTATCTGTCCCACCATGCCTCGTCTCATGATGCCCTGTCTCTCTCCGCTCTGGCCCTATAATCACAGAATaagttataatttttttaaaataaataattaaaaacaaattattctgTCTTCTATGAGCagagtgtttttcatttagttgtTTAGTGTTAGTTAGTAAAATTTGTTAATACATTGTAATCTAGAGTAACTTGACAAAAATACATATGGTAAATCAGAAAATGGTGtcttactctgtgtgtgtctgcttgtatGTCCAGGATTTGGTGGGAGGTAAGGCTGTGTTCCCTGCACTGTTTGTCGATCCGGGGGTGGTTTTAAATCTTTACAGTTCGGACCTTGGTAACCAGGACAGCATCTCCACTCTAACTCTGTGACTGTCTTGTAGGCAATCTTGTATGTGGGTCGAAACCGAGTTTGATATCTGTAAAACAAGGCAGAATAatcaataacttttttttttcaatatctcAAGCAAAAGTCATTATGAAACGGGGAACATTGAGCTTTATGTCCACGATAAAACTCAGACCATTTGCAAAGTGTTATCAGTGTTATTCCTGTCTTTATGTGAAAACATCTGTTGTTTGTCCATGTGAGAGCTGCTCTGCTATtccaaaaagaagaaactgttctaataatatatttttttattttggaactGTTGACTCCTGCAATCACCAAAACATGCTTTTTGGGCATGGACATTTTTTGAGCTTCTCTACTTTTCCCAGTTCATGAACATTTAAACTTTCTAGCCAAGCCAAACAGTTTCCAACAAAACAATAGATGACTTCACTTCCCTGAAGACAGGGGTCAGGTCATGCAGAACATCTGGAAAGTTGATGTCTGAGACAATCATCTTTGCACATTTCCCAACTGTCATCCTCACTGATACCACTGTTCATGACtgataaatagaaaaaagtaaactgaaaacGTGTGGGACAGTAACACTTCAAAGCCTGATTGTAATTAACAATGTATACTTAAATCTCATCCAAAACTGTATGTCATAACTCAGAAATGGAAAAACCTGAAGCATTTGCTCTCACTTCCAGCTCGTTTTTCTTTACGCAGAAACTTGGAAATGAGCTCCTGCGACTTAAGAATGATCAGTTCCCATGGATCTTTTCCACATCACAGTGGCTCttgtccatgtgtttgtgtgaggggATCACAAAGTTAAACCacagataaaatgttttgtttcacaaCTAATAATGATCCACACagtaaaatatatgaaattgCAACCCGCATCCTCTTGCACAGAATTAATGACAGTTGTTGCTCCCCAATTACTGGTGTGGATACTCCCATTTATAGCAATCAATCACtgagtgtgaatgtgatgtATTATCATATCAAAGttagagggaaggaagaaaatagTAGTGGTGAGAAAAGCCAGAAATACTGccagaaatacagtacatggcaTACAGTAACGTTAAGAATATGTTTTGCTGCCACAACTTATGCACAAGAAACatattttgtaatatatttgtaaatatttagattacacatttaaaatgcattttgaactCCGATAATAAATCTTCTGCACCGCTCCCAACTGTTTATCTGCGGGACCGTTAAGTCAGCACAGAAGTGTGGAGTGCAGCTCTTGAATACACCTTTAAATGATAGCAAAGTCAATTATTTTCCATAATGAGGATGGAAGCTACAAGTTATGTTATACTGAGGGCCATATACCTGCTAATGAAGAATCAACAGCTGTGAACCCTCTTCTAGGTTGTGATGACACATGTGGACACTGAATGAAACTAGATGCACAAATATTAAGATttagagaggcagagagggatcTGTTCTGGAGGTgtaaataatttgtaaaaactttgatGCGTGAAGCCAAAGAAACCCTGTTTTCTGGAttacaaattagaaaaattgtaaataaaaaaggcaaaaaaaaaaagtgagcgCTGGcctaaatataaataaacattctGAGTAGATGATAATGACGAACTTTTTCATTAATTCTTGACCATGCCATCCGTGATCTTGGAGAGTCAGCACTCCTGTTTAAGTATACTTACATTTGTCTTTACTTTCATTCATTTGGCAGCCACTCTTGTCTGGAGCCACATACAAATAAGATACAACACCGCACATTAGGTGCACGTCAGCTAACTTTGCTTCCGGTGAATTCTGGGGCCAATTCCAAGTGTTATATACCGGTGACCTGACAAAGATGTACGCTGACTCTCACCCAAGGCACCGATGGCATTGCTGTtcaacatgctgatgttgaACAGAACAtgagatacatttttacacaccaTGCCGTATGCCGTCATATACtctattttgttttggaaataGTTCGGGCATGTTGTCCCAGAGAAGGAGTGAAGTGTGCTGGTTGGTATTAGTAAGTAACCGTCGCTTCAACTTGGAAGGTAACTGTGGCTAACTGTAACCATGGCTTCGTCTGGCCTTATTCCGGATATAGTTCTAAGGTTGGCATGAGATTCCAAGGCTTGGGAGCAGCTCCTGGGGGAACTAAAGTGTGTCGGCCCATCAACATGTGTTCCCACTTACCTTAACCTGAGCCTGACCTCAAATCTACCCCTAACCAGTTACCGCTAGCCCTGCCTACTCCCGAGCCTTGGGATCTGATGTTTACCTTAGTTTTAGTCCCAGTCAATCGAGTTTCTCCAGTCACCGTGAACAtttctgcctcctggtctcccacaaagaaacattttgtatCAGAACTCCAGTCTGAGTCATAGAGCTAAACATGACCCTTTCCCTTTGCTCCCCGGATGCTCACGTCACTTGTTGCTGGCAGTGGGGCTGGTAGGCTGGGCAGGGGGCCACCACGGGCTCCTGGAAGCTCTCCACACTCCCCTGCACGGCGCAGCTCACGTTCTTGTGCACCACATAGGCGCACCAGTTCCtgaggagagaggcagaaataAACAAGATCTCCAAGATATGTACCAAGAACTTCGTGAAGTATTTTAGAGGAACACCGTGGCCTACCGAAAGGCCTACCACAGAAAATAGCTGGACTTTTTTAGTAATTTGGCAATAAAAGCATCATAATTAGGTCCATGTGCTTTACTGAACTTTCCCTAGAGGTTGCGTTATTTCAGTGAtgttttctcccccttttttttcttctatcctAGTTTAATTTATCAGGAAACACTTGCCAATGCGCTAATGGACTCAGATGAGAGATTGGAGTAATCACTGACATTCCAGTGTTTCTCTGGATCTTATCACCTTTGGCCACACTGGCAAACTCGAGCCAAATTTAGTCACGGGCTGATAAAGACACAGTGAATGTTAGCAGGGCCACATATGACCATAAGAGGCTAAACCTTCCCCGGACTGGCGTCCCTCCGATCAATGGGAAGTTTGGAAGTCGCTGCGTTTTTGTTGGAAACTGCGCAACAAAAGCGCACGGCTCTCACCCTCAGGAAAAGTGGGTTTACAGAGATGCGCGTGTGGAGCCGGTTGTTCATACTTTTACCAAAACAGAAGAAGTTAAAATGGTTCGCAGTAAAAAGTGTAAAACCCGTTACGTacctgtttctgtgtctgtgtaccACTCCAGTGTATGCAGACCCTTGGAACAAGTCGTAGGAAGAGGGAGACCCGTGAGTGAACTGGAAGTTTAAGAACAGTGTCAAAACTGTCCACCGCCAATCCATCTCCCCCTGCCTGTAATTCATACTTAACAAACGCCGTAGAATAAATATCCCCAACACAGAGAAGGAGCGCCGCTCCGTTATTATCATGCGCGATATTCCCAAACGCCAGAGTCACGCTGCCCCCAGTGACTGAACCAACTCCAATGATTCAAGTTTGGGGAAGTCCACATTCAACTGCAGCTCCCTTGGAATGACGCTAAGGGCCAACAGCCTCCTCCCAAAAACTCAGAtcaggaggggaaaaaaaagaaaagaaaactccCCCAGCTTTTAAAGGTTTATAGTCTCATAGATGTCTTAGCTGGTGGTAAAGTTTTTCTCTAATTAAGTTTTTCCTCCAAAGTGTTAGAAAACACGGGGTCGTTCATTATGTTAAGACACCAGGAGGATGCTGCCACTGAAAGTGATTTGGGCTGCAACTTGATTAAGTCTTTGTCAGCCCACAGCCCTCAGTTCACACCTCGCTGATGAGCATAACAGGATAAAGCCTTTTGAATGCAACCTCCAGTGTTGAAAGAGGCGTGTGCGGTGGTAGCGTTGATGATATTCACGGCCAGAGATAAGACAACGgcaatttgcaatttttttttttttttttgggggaggGGGTATAATGTGCAGTCTGTTCTTTCCTTCAACAACTTGAATCCCTCACAAGAGCGAATTCTGTTTTTCAAGCCAAACCGGGCAATAATGCGCACGGAGACAGAAAGCAGCGCGTTAGTTACACAAGAGCAGCAATTTCCGCAGCTC encodes:
- the emilin2a gene encoding EMILIN-2, which encodes MIITERRSFSVLGIFILRRLLSMNYRQGEMDWRWTVLTLFLNFQFTHGSPSSYDLFQGSAYTGVVHRHRNRNWCAYVVHKNVSCAVQGSVESFQEPVVAPCPAYQPHCQQQVTYQTRFRPTYKIAYKTVTELEWRCCPGYQGPNCKDLKPPPDRQTVQGTQPYLPPNPGHTSRHTQRPERRETGHHETRHGGTDKVRLLEGEVQRLSQTVLDLQSALTGLTSNLRTDLQEDTKKMLVTLLNNIHPPDSATTAGTEESPAVLDGHQATKGGIAGDKALEKIVARLDDINNALKSKDEALEDLRGTMTSHEGQIRVLMDASQSQTPAIAEFDVIQTYIDGKFEKLKKELDQNVEEQMAKLQNSCNDKIQNLQKTCEDSRDIGLVSLTKLVDNKEADLRKEIRALRLDMVAADGPIRTQRQTDPSKEEEDRSDHKDLWREIDRIAEAHRILNVRIDNELAHLSETQEDTDLGILIEELEARVNVTELNAETHCFYIEEKLTRTIADEVAALRQLLDERLNSMEDHFTNMLVEMSNSSFPGMFGDSMDAIQAEVNNNKFLLQGLDEKINAVGELCSAGCSGSGITVGPESSSLTLNGLENILKDLSRYRNDLDILHTDVRDNTDKLRQLEDLVERQSVGTERRAKTMEDFQKGLINLQDNVLGLAGAVTGLSDSLSKYNQDMYNINSTCCHAEQRGTGSPAWDTRASVIAVPSSQADDTARQVEELKNRLDMLSKQVSSELSQCKQNTQGVSDGISAVDGRVTRLEKVCGRLDGVSANIKELKDGLERHVGGLRDCVYRMNITCGNHAADIITLQNSLQKFQVQLSAMAKHVLKDVTAKEPGMTLRPERPASLPDSTQTRTRIKQIQIPLIIPPPPSSPRQPYNPSQPVQPNMHTIKISPPMQPSRPQQPGHSALPLDPIRQVVETGEAGPPGYVRRVTVRRGSEHSSGMPVKGFAGAPGYPPPQPVSFKPPSTSRRVPIAAEVPWNPMYQAPVESPVSVDNSALADPFSFSAGLTQQPFSGDFGIIRFNRVLVNDGGHYNPHTGIFTVPLDGRYLISGLLTAKQGDRVEAVLSVSNRSVQRLRSSAGTVVSQHGGSASGSCGGSVSFSLILPLRKGDRVGLVRTEGQLATTEAREILSTYSAIFLYAPQAKR